Within the Agromyces ramosus genome, the region TACCGAGGCCACGCCGTGTCGCCTCTAGGCTGGGTTCTCGAGAGATTCATCCGGGAGCTGCCACGTGTCCGATCACGACTTGAACTGGAAGTACGTCGACGAGTCGGTCGTCGAGACCGAGTCCATCGCGAAGGCCCGCCAGCAGTCCCTCGAGCTCGGCGTCGAACCGGTCTCGCCCGCGGTCGGTGCCCAGCTCGCGGTCATCGCCGCCGCATCACGAGCCGAGTCGATCATCGAGGTCGGCACCGGGCTCGGAGTATCGGGCCTCTGGATGCTGCAAGCGGCACGGCGCGCGATGCTCACGTCGATCGACACCGAGACCGAGTACCAGCAGCACGCCCGCCAGCACTTCGCCGACGCCGGCATCGCCGCTGCGCGCGTTCGCCTCATCGCGGGGCGCGCGAGCGAGGTGCTGCCGCGCATGAACGAGAGCTCCTACGACGTCGTCTTCGTCGACGCCGACGCGCCGTCGGTCATCGAGTACGCCGAGCACGGCCTGCGGCTGGCCAAGCCCGGTGGCACGGTGCTCGTCGCGCGCGCGCTCTGGAAGGGACGCGTTGCCGATCCGGCACGGCGCGACGAAGCGGCGGGCGCGTTCCGCACGCTCATCAGCGAGCTCGCGCCCTCCACCGCGGTGGCGACGGCGATCTCGCCCGCCGGCGACGGGCTCCTCCAGATCGTCAAGCTCGGCGCCTGAACCGCGCCCGGGCATGACTCGAGCCCCGAGGAAACCCGGGGCTCGAGGCGACGTGACTTCAGGCGGGATTCACGACGCCGCCGAGGACGTCGTAGAGCTCCTTGGCCTCAGCGTCGTTCACCGAGACGACGAGTCGCCCTCCTCCTTCGAGCGGAACCCGCACGATGATGAGTCGACCCTCCTTCACAGCCTCCATAGGCCCGTCTCCGGTGCGTGGCTTCATGGCCGCCATTGAGCTCCCCTTTCGTGGCTGAGATTCCATTATCGGCCATCACGGGCGGTGCTGGGAAATCACCGCGAGTCTGTGGACAACGCTTCCACGCCCGAACGCGTGCGAAGCGGGCGCGGAATACCGCGGATTCCCGCCCCGATCAGGGGGGCGTCCAATCGCGTCCGTCGATCCCCCACGCCAGCAGGAGCCACCCTGCCTGAAGCACGAGGAACAGCGCGACGAGGCTCCACCGATACCATGCCGCGCGCGGCACGGCGAGTGCGCCGACCAGGGGGAACATCGGGCCGACGATCCGGAACGTGCTCGACTGCGGGAAGAACACCGCGAGCAGGTAGGCGCCGTAGCTCGCGAGCCAGAGTCGCACGTCGACGCCGAGCCGGCGCACGGCCGGCGTGAAGAGCAGGGCGGCGAACCCCACGACGAACACGGCGACCGCCGTGATGCCGGTCCACGCTGGAAGCCCCGTCCAATCGGCCCACCACGCACCGCCCTGGAACCACGCGGTGAAGGGCACGAGCTCGACGTATCCGATGTACGCCGAGCGCCACGCGAGCTCCGTCTCGGTGTAGCCGTGCACCTCACCGGTGACCGCCCAGACGATGGCCGGCCAGGCGAACCCCGCCACCACGGCGAAGAGGGTGACGGATGCCGCCGCCACGCGCTCCCGCGCGGAGAACGGGTCACGAGCGCGCGTCCACCACCGCCACGCCCAGTGCAGTCCGAGCGTGAGCGCGAATGCAAGTGCCCCCGGCCGCGTGAACGCCCACACGGCGATCACGGGCACGAGCCATCCGTATCGCCGGTCGACGAGCAGGAGCAGCGCCAGTGCGAGCAGGAGGAACCCGAGCGACTCCGCGTAGCCGAACTGCATGATCGGCGACACCGGGGCGACGCAGAACAGGACCACGGCGAAGAGCGCCCGATCGGGCTCGAGGAACCGCGACATCAGCCGATGCAGCACGAGCGCCGCCCCGAGTCCGGCGAGCACGGCGACGGTGACGGATGCCGCATTCCACGGCAGCCCGAGCCAGGACAGTGCGCCCGACATCGTCGCGAAGACCGGGAGGAACGCCCACGCGTTCTCGGCGACATGCCCGGTGTCGGTGAGCGGCAGCTCGGAGGGGTAGCCCGCGAGCCAGATGATCTGGTACCACCGGGCATCCCACATGTTGGCGTACTCGAAGTAGCCGGGACGCGCCTGCGTCCACGGGTTCGCTCCCTGCACGCTCGCGAGTGCGAGCACGAGGATCGTCGTCACCGCCCGCGCGGCGAAGTACGCGAGGGTCACCTTCGCCCACCACGGCGTGAGGCGCCAGCGCACCCTCGGAGACCAGCGATGCGCCCGGAGCGGGTCGCGCTCCCGCGCGACGGTGGGGGTCGTCACCATCGCCTCTGGCTCACGCCTCGCCCGTGAGCCACGAGCGCAGCGCCCGCTCGCACGAGAGGATCTGCTCGACGGCGACGCGCTCGTCGTCGGCGTGCGCCTTCAGCGGATCGCCCGGACCGAAGTTCACGGCAGGGATGCCGAGTGCACTGAAGCGCGCGACATCCGTCCATCCGTACTTCGGCCGCGCTTCAGCGCCGACGGCGTGCACGAACTGCCGGGCGAGCGGCGCGTCGAGCCCGGGACGAGCGCCCTCGGACGCGTCGACGACGGTGACGTCGTAGTCGTGGAACAACCGGTGCACGATCGCGGATGCCTCGGACACCGAACGGCTCGGCGCGAAGCGGTAGTTCACCGTGAGCACCGCCTCGTCGGGGATCACGTTGCCGGCGACGCCGCCCGTGACGCCCACAGCGTTCAGTCCTTCGCGGTAGTCGAGCCCGTCGACCTCGACGGTCTCGGCCTGGTACGCCGCGAGCCGCTCGAGCGCTGGGGCGAGCTTGTGGATCGCGTTCTCGCCGACCCAGCTGCGCGCCGAGTGCGCTCGCAGCCCGGTGGCTCGCACCTCGGCACGAAGCGTGCCGTTGCAGCCACCCTCGACCTGGCCGTTCGACGGCTCGCCGAGGATCGCGAAGTCACCCACGAAGAGGTCGGGCCGGTTGTGGGCGAGCCGGCCGAGGCCGTTCAGCGACGCGGCCACCTCCTCGTTGTCGTACCACATCCACGTGAGGTCGACGATGGGCTCCGCGAGCTCGACCGCGAGCTTCAACTGCACGGCGACGCCCGCCTTCATGTCGACGGTGCCCCGCCCCCAGAGGAAGCGCTCGTCGTCGATCGTCTCGAAGCGCGTCGGCAGGTTGTCGTTGATCGGCACCGTGTCGAGGTGCCCGGCGATCACCACGCGACGGTCGCGGCCGAGGTGCGTGCGGGCGACCACGGTGTCACCATCACGGACGACCTCGAGGTGCTCGGCCTCCGCGAGCGCCGCGACGATGAGATCGGCGAGCGCCGTCTCGTCGCCCGAGACGCTCGGGATGTCGCAGATCGCCCGGGTGATCGCCACGGGATCGGCGGTGAGGTCGAGCGGGGGCCGGCGCGCTTCGAGGGGCATCCATCGAGTGTACGGCCGGCGCCCCGGGCGCCGCCGTCTCCCTCCGTCACACCGCGCGCCCGGCCGATACGCTGGATGCATGCCCGCGAACGCCGATGCCCTCTCCCCTGCCCCGCGCCTCGCGTGGGGCCATGGACTCGCCACGATCGCCGCCGACGGCACCCAGCTCGACGCGTGGTTCCCCGCGCCGGCGCTCGGCGCGCGGCCCGCAACTGCGGCATCCGAGTCCCTTCCGGCGGAGACCCTCGAGCTCGTTGGCGCCGACTCCCGGCGCGCCGTGACCATCGAGGCGGTGACGGTCGAGGTCGACCTCGACGCTCCCCCGGCCGGCACGGCCGACGCGTACCTGCGCCTGCATGTGCTGTCGCACCTGCTGGCCCGCCCCAACACCGTGAACCTCGAGGGCGTGTTCGCGCACCTGCCCGCCATCGTGTGGACGAACGCCGGCCCGGTGCATCCGGCCGACTTCGACCGGCTGCGACCGAGCCTCCAGCGCGCCGGCATCCACGCGACCGGGCTCGACAAGTTCCCCCGCCTGCTCGACTACGTCACGCCAGAGCGTGTGCGCATCGCGGATGCCTCGCGCGTGCGCCTCGGCGCCCACCTCGCACCCGGCACGACGGTCATGCACGAGGGGTTCGTGAACTTCAACGCCGGCACCCTCGGGGCCTCGATGGTCGAGGGACGCATCTCGCAGGGCGTCGTCGTCGGCGACGGCAGCGACATCGGCGGCGGCGCCTCGATCATGGGCACCCTCTCGGGCGGCGGCACCCAGCGGGTGACGATCGGCGAACGCGCCCTGCTCGGCGCCAATTCGGGCATCGGCATCTCGATCGGCGACGATTCGGTCGTCGAAGCGGGCCTCTACGTCACGTCCGGCACGAAGGTCGTCGTGCTCGGCGGTGCCGGCGAACGGCCGCGCACCGTCAAGGCACTCGAACTCTCGGGAGTGGCGAACATCCTCTTCCGCCGAAACTCCCTGAACGGGCAGGTCGAAGTGCTCTCGCGCAGCGGCGACGGTGTCGCGCTGAACGCCGCGCTGCACGCCTGACGGGGCCCCGCTTCTCGACTACAGTTGGGTGCTCAGGCCGCTTCCCGGGCGGCCGAGCCGTGCACATCACGAAGGAGTGACGTGGGTACCGACGCCCCGAGAACCCGCAGGCACCGCGGACTCAGCCTCCTGATCGGCCTGCTCGTGACCGTGCTGGTGCTCGCCATCGTCGGCGCGGGCGTCGGCTGGTGGACCGTGCAGCGTTCCTTCCCCACCACGAGCGGCCGGGTCGACGCTCCCGGCCTCACCGCCGCGGTCGTCGTGTACCGCGATGACGCCGGCGTGCCGCAGCTCGTCGCCGAGACCGACCACGACCTCTTCTTCGCGCAGGGCTACGTGCACGCGCAAGACCGATTCTGGGAGATGGACTTCCGCCGGCACGTCACGGCCGGCCGGGTCGCCGAGCTCTTCGGTGAGTCGCAGGTCGCCACCGACGCGTTCATCCGCACCCTCGACTGGCGTGGCATCGCCGAGCAGGAATACGCCCTCCTCGACGAGCGGTCCCGGGCAGGCTACGACGCCTACGCCGAGGGGGTGAACGCGTACCTCGGTGAGCGCAGCGGCGCCGACCTCTCACTCGAATACGCCGTCCTCGGGCTGCAGAACCCCGGGTACTCCCCCGAGCCGTGGACGCCTGTCGACTCGATCGCGTGGCTGAAGGCGATGGCGTGGGACCTCCGCTCCAACCTCGGCGACGAGATCGACCGTGCCCTGCTCGCGACGGTCCTGCCGCCCGAGGAGGTGGCGCGGCTGCACCCCGACTATCCCTGGGGCGCGAAGCCCACGATCGCCGGCGGCCCGCTCGGAGCGGCGCCGGCCGCGAGCTCCGCGTCGCCGGTCGAGCTCGTCGAACCGATCGCCGGCACCGGGTCGGTCGCGACGCCCGAATCCGCACCGCACGCCCCAGCGGATGCCGCGACGGGCGACTATGGGGTCGCTCTCGCGTCCCTCCGCGCCGTGCTCGACGGGATCCCGGAACTCCTCGGGCCAGAGGGCGGCGACCTCGGCTCGAACTCGTGGGTCGTGTCCGGCAGCCTCACCGAATCCGGGCTGCCCCTGCTCGCGAACGATCCGCACCTCGGACCCGCGATGCCGTCCATCTGGGCCCAGATGGGCCTGCACTGCGCAGAGCTCCGCGACGATTGCGGCTACAACGTGGCCGGCTACACGTTCTCCGGCCTGCCTGGCGTGGTGATCGGGCACAACGAGCGCATCGCGTGGGGGTTCACGAACCTCGGCCCCGACGTCGCCGACCTCTACCTCGAGCGCGTCGAGGGCGACACCTACGAACTCGACGGCGTCATGACGCCGCTGTCCCTGCGCGAAGAGGTCATCGAGGTCGCGGGCGGCGATCCCGTCACGATCGCGGTTCGCTCGACGACGCGCGGGCCGCTCGTCACCGACATCGGCGAGGACTTCGGCCAGGTCGCTGCGACCGGCGCACCCGAAGGCGCCGACCACGTCTCACTGCAGTGGACGGCCCTCTCTCCCGGAACCACGGCGCAGGCGATCTTCGCCCTGAATCGCGCCGCCGACTGGGACGCCTTCCGCTCGGCCGCGGCGCTCTTCGACGTGCCCTCCCAGAACCTCGTCTACGCCGACGTCGACGGCAACATCGGCTATCAGGCGCCCGGCCGCATCCCGGTGCGCCGTTCCGGCGATGGCACCGTGCCGCTCGCCGGCTGGACGAGCGCGAACGGATGGTCGGGCACCATTCCGTTCGACCAGTTGCCGTCGGTGCTCAACCCGCCCGCCGGCTACATCGTCACGGCGAACAACGCCGCGGCCGGCCCCGACGGCCCGTTGCTCACCGTGGACTGGGATCTCGGCTACCGCGCCGAGGTGATCGACCGATTGCTGCGGGAACGCATCTCGGCCGGCGAGCTCCTCACGGCCGACGCCCTCGCCGAGATCCAGCTCGACACGGGCGACACGAACGCAGCCGCCTTCTTGCCCGTGATCGCCGAGCTCGACCTCACGGGCGACGCGGCGCTCGGGGCAGCCCTCCTCGACGGTTGGGACGCAAGGGCCGAGGTCGACAGCGCCGAGGCAGCGTACTTCGCGGTGTTCTGGCGCACGCTGCTCGACCAGATGTTCGGCGAGCTGCCCGAGCAGACGCGGCCGGTCGGCGGCGACCGCTGGTTCAGCGTGGTCGGCACCCTGCTCGGCGAACCTGACGCCGCGTGGTGGACCAACGAGCAGTCAGGCGTCGCGGGCCGCGACGCGATGCTCGCGCACGCACTCGATGCCGCATGGAACGAAGCCGAGGGGCGAATGGGCGGCAACCCCGACGGTTGGCGTTGGGGGCGGCTCCACACGCTCACGCTCACGAACCAGAGCTTCGGCGAATCGGGCATCGGGCCCATCGAATGGCTGTTCAACCGTGGTCCGTTCGAGCTCGGCGGCGGCTCATCGATCGTGAATGCCATCGGCTGGGACGCCACGGTGGGCTACGGCGTCGACTGGGTGCCCTCGATGCGCATGGTCGTCGACCTTGCCGATGCGGATGCCTCGCGCTGGGTGAACCTCACCGGCGCGTCGGGTCACGCCTTCCACCCGCACTACGCCGACCAGGCGCCGCTCTGGCAGCGGGGTGAGCTGCGGGAATGGCCGTTCACCATCGATGCGATCCAGGCCGCGGCGAGCGAGACGCTCCAGTTGCGCCCGGCCGGTCAGCCGGCCGACGGGTAGTGACGCTCGGCCTCGCCGATGTACAGCTGCTGCGGGCGGCCGATCTTGGTCTGCGGGTCGAGGTTCATCTCGCGCCAGTGCGCCATCCAGCCGGGCAGGCGGCCGATCGCGAAGAGCACCGTGAACATGCGCGTCGGGAAGCCCATCGCCTTGTAGATGACGCCCGTGTAGAAGTCGACGTTCGGGTAGAGACGCCGCTCCTTGAAGTAGTCGTCTTCGAGCGCGATCTGCTCGAGCTCCTTCGCGAGATCGAGCAGCGGGTCGTTCACGCCGAGGCCGGCGAGCACCTCGTCGGCGGACTCCTTGACGAGCCTGGCGCGCGGATCGTAGTTCTTGTAGACGCGGTGCCCGAAGCCCATGAGCTTCACGCCGTCTTCTTTGCGCTTCACACGATCGACGAACTTGCCCACGCCCTCGCCCGAGTCGCGGATGCGGGCGAGCATCTGCAGTACGGCCTCGTTCGCGCCGCCGTGCAGCGGGCCCGAGAGCGCCTGGATGCCCGCGGAGATCGAGGCGTAGAGGTTGGCGCCGGTCGAACCGACGAGCCGCACCGTCGAGGTCGAGGCGTTCTGCTCGTGGTCTTCGTGCAGGATGAGGAGGCGATCGAGCGCCTTCGAGAGCACCGGATCGGTCGTGTACGGCTCGGCCATGTTGCCGAAGTTCAGCTTCAGGAAGTTGTCGACGAAGTTCATCGAGTTGTCGGGGTAGAGGAACGCCTGCCCGATGCTCTTCTTGTGCGCGTAGGCCGCGATGACCGGCAGCTTCGCGAGCAGCCGCACGGTGGTGAGCTCGACGTGGTCGGGGTCGTGCGGGTCTGAGGAGTCCTCGTAGTAGGTCGAGAGCGCCGACACGGCGCTCGAGAGCACCGACATCGGGTGGGCCGTGTGCGGCAGCGACGAGAAGAAGCGCTTCAGGTCTTCGTGCAGGAGCGTGTGGTGACGGATCTTCTCGTCGAATTCGCCCAGCTGGTCGGCCGTGGGCAGTTCACCGTAGATGAGGAGCCAGGCGACCTCGAGGAAGGTCGACTTGCCGGCGAGCTCCTCGATCGGGTAGCCGCGATAGCGCAGGATGCCCTGCTCGCCGTCGATGTACGTGATGGCCGACTGCGTCGAGGCGGTGTTCACGAATCCGTAGTCGAGGCCCGTGAACCCGGTCTGGCGGGTCAGCGTCGAGAAGTCGATGCTCGAATTGCCCTCGACCGACGTGCGGATCGGGAACTCGGCGGCACCGCCGGGGAAGCTCAGAGTGGCGGCTGCGGGCTCCTGCCCTGCCACCTTCTTCACGACGTCGCTCACGGCGCCTCCTGTGATCGTCACTTGCGCGGTCACCTGCTTTCCGGTCCGGGGCCGAGGCCGGCCGCGATCCGAATACAGCCTAGACGTGCTCCGAGCACACTGTTGCATCCGCCAAGAGATCACCCCTTCCATTGGGGGACAGCTCACAGAGGACCGACGGATGTCACGATGCGGCGGTCTCCCGCAGTCGTGTGGCCGCGGCATCCACCCGCTCATCGGTGGCCGTCAGCGAGAGGCGCACGTGTTCGGGGAAATGGACCCCGTAGAAATGGCCGGGTCCGGCGACGGTGCCGAGCTCGGCGAGGCGGCCGATCGACTCCCACGCATCGCGGCCCTCAGTTGCCCACAGGTAGAGACCGGCCTCGCTGTGGTCGATACGGAATCCCGCGGCTTGGAGGGCGGGCTTCAGGAGCGCGCGACGCGCTCGGTAGCGGTCTTTCTGCGCGGACACGTGCGCGTCGTCGCGGAGCGCGGCGATCATCGCAGCCTGGAGGGGCTGGGGCAGCATGAGTCCCGCGTGCTTGCGGACCGTCGTGAGCCGGCCGATGACGGTGCGGCACCCGGCGACGAAGGCCGTGCGGTAGCCGGCCATGTTGGACTGCTTGGAGAGCGAGTAGATGACGAGGGTGTCACGTCGGCTGTCGCCGACGACGCGGGGGTCGAGGAGGCTCGGAGCCGGGGTCTCGGCCCACTCACCCTCCCAGCCGAGCTCGGCGTAGCATTCGTCGCCGACGATGACGGCACCGAGTTCGAGCGCGCGCTCACGCGCCGCCCGCAGCTCGTCGATCGTGAGCACCCGCCCGTCGGGGTTGCCTGGACTGTTCAGCCACACGAGCCGCGTCTCGGCCGGCCACTCGGCCGGATCGTCGGAGGCGAACGCGCGAGCACCGGCGAGCACCGCACCCATCTCGTAGCTCGGGTAGGCCGCGCGCGGGTGCACCACGACGTCGCCCTCGCCGAGCCCGAGCAGGAACGGAAGCAACGCAACGAGTTCTTTCGAGCCGATGGTCGGCAGCACATGGTCGGTCGTGAGCCCCGTCACGCCGCGACGGCGCTCGAACCACCGCACGATCTCGGTGCGGAGCTCATCGGTGCCGGTCGTCTGCGGATATGCGTGGGCGTCGGTCGCCGACGCCAGGGCCTCGCGCACGAGACCGGGCGTCGGATCGACCGGTGAGCCGATGGAGAGGTCGACCACCCCGCCCGGATGCGCCGCGGCGCGCTCGCGATATGGCGCCATGAGGTCCCACGGGTAGTCGGGGAGCTCGCCCCGCGCCATGCTCAGTGCACCTGCGGGGGCAGTGCGGCGATGACGGGGTGGTCCTTCGGGATCACGCCGATCTTCGCGGCGCCGCCGGGCGAGCCGATGTCGTCGAAGAACTCGACGTTGGCCTTGTAGTAGTCGGCCCACATGTCGGGCAGGTCGTCTTCGTAGTAGATCGCCTCGACGGGGCACACCGGTTCGCACGCTCCGCAGTCGACGCACTCGTCGGGGTGGATGTACAGCGAACGCTCACCCTCGTAGATGCAGTCGACGGGGCACTCGTCGATGCAGGCGCGGTCTTTCAGATCGACGCACGGCAGGGCGATCACATAGGTCACGGTGGCTCGCTGTCCTTTCGGAAGGCTGGAACTCCAGTCTATGCGTCGTCGCCACGGGGCGACGGCAGCTTCGGCCATGCGACCACCAGCACGGCGATGAGCGCCGGGGCGACCGACCAGATCGTGCCGATGAGGTCGCCGACGACGATCACCGAGCCGCCGAGCCCCGGCAGCGTCAGCAGCGCGACGACCACGACGACGCCCGCACCGGACGCCGCCGCGGCGCTCCGGCCACCGCCGACGAGGCGGATGCCCACGAGCAGTGCCGCGACGCCGACGAGCGCGGCGAGGAGGCCCCACGGCAACGCCACGGCGCCGATGGGCACCTCCTGGCGGTGGCCCACCGTCGCGACAGCGCCGTAGAGCGCGCCGATGAGGAAGGCGAAGAGCAGCGTGCCGACGCGAGCCCAGGCGGAGGTCGCGATCGGCTGCTCGGTCACGACGGTCACTGGGGCTGCTGCGTGACGGTGTACGAGACGGTCTCACCCTCGCCAGCGAGGAGCACGAGGAGCTCTCCGTTCGTGTACACCTGCGCCGCGGTGCCGCCTCCCGAGAGCTCGGTGTCCTTCGTGAAGCCGGCTCCCTCGAGCGCGGCCGCAGCGTCGGCGACCGGGTCGGCGGCCGTCGAGGTGATCATGACGATCCAGCCCTCGGCTCCGCCGGCTCCCGCACCGAAGGCCACCTCGCCTTCGACGAGCGGCACCGAGGTGGGGAAGTCGGCGGGAAGCTCGCCGCCGAGGCTGACGTCACCGCCGGTGGCATCCTCGACGGCCCCCTCGACCCCCTGGTTGACGAGGTCTTCGATCGGGTTGGCGAAGCAGCCGGTGAGGAGCGTCGCGCTGACGCCGGCCATCGCGATCGCGAGGCCGGCCCGCGTTCGGGTGTCGAGTTTCGTCATGGGTGGCTCCTCGGGTGCGGCGAGACATGGGCGCTTGACGATCGCGCGCGGGCGGCATCCGTGACCCCCCGCCTTGGATTCTACCGGCCACGTCTCCCACGTGGGCCATGGCGTAGCGTGGATGCGAGCGGCCCAGCCGCGCGGAGAGGATCGACGATGACCGACACGACCGGTTCGACCACCGATCTCGACGACGAGGTGCGTCTCGAACGTGATGGCGACCTCGCCATCGTGACCGTCGACCGCCCCGCGGCGCTGAACGCCCTCTCCCCCGGCGTGCTCGCCGCGCTCGCCCGCACCTTCGAGTCCCTCGCGGCCGAGGGCAGCGCGGTGCGGGGCGTCATCCTCACCGGAGCCGGCGGTCGCGCCTTCGTCGCCGGGGCCGACATCGTCGCCATCTCGTCGTTGACGCCCGAAGAGGGCGAGCAGTCGGCCCGCGACGGCCACCGGGTCGCGGCGGCGATCGAGGCGCTGCCGGCGCCGGTCATCGCCTGCATCGACGGCTTCGCCCTGGGCGGCGGCCTCGAACTGGCGCTCGCCTGCGATTTCATCTACGCGACGGATGCCTCGCAGTTCGGCCAGCCCGAGGTCAAGCTCGGGCTCATCCCGGGTTTCGGCGGCACCGTGCGCCTGCCGCGCACGGTCGGGCTCGCTCGGGCGAAGGAGCTGATCTACACGGGCCGCCGCATCGATATCGACGAGGCCGTGCAGATCGGGCTCGTGCTGCGTCGCTTCCCAGACCGCGAAGCGCTCTTCACGGGTGCGCGCGAGACGCTCGCGCTCATCTCGGCGAACGCGGCGCCCGCAGTGGGGCTCACGAAGCGCGTGCTCGTCGCGGCGGCCGGCCGGCGTACCGAGACCGCGACCGAGCTCGAGATCGAGGGCTTCGGTGACGCGTTCCGCACTGACGACATGCACGAGGGCGTCGCCGCCTTCATCGAGAAGCGGGAACCGCGCTTCAGCGGATCCTGATCAGCCGAGGCGGGCGGCGAGCCAGGCGAAGCCGTCGAACCGCACGCCGTCCGTTCCGAACATCTCGAGGTGCAGGTGCGGGCCCGTCGACTGGCCGGTGGACCCGACGAGGCCGAGCTGCTGGCCCGCGGTGACCTGCTGGCCGACCGAGACCGCGATCGAGCCGTACTGCATGTGGGCGTACGAGCTCGTGATGAGCTCGCCGTCGATGTTGTGCTGCACCTCGACGTTCACGCCGAGCCCTCCACCGCTCTCGGTCGCGAGCACGACCACCCCGTCGGCGATCGACATCACGGGAGTGCCGGCACCGGGGTTGAAGTCGACGCCGTCGTGGTTCGTGGAACAGCCTGCACACGGCGCCGAGCGCGGGCCGAAGCCCGAGCTGCGCCGGTCCGGGGTCAGCACCGGCCACACGACCGCGTCCGATTCGATGAGCGAGACGTTGCCG harbors:
- a CDS encoding O-methyltransferase; translation: MSDHDLNWKYVDESVVETESIAKARQQSLELGVEPVSPAVGAQLAVIAAASRAESIIEVGTGLGVSGLWMLQAARRAMLTSIDTETEYQQHARQHFADAGIAAARVRLIAGRASEVLPRMNESSYDVVFVDADAPSVIEYAEHGLRLAKPGGTVLVARALWKGRVADPARRDEAAGAFRTLISELAPSTAVATAISPAGDGLLQIVKLGA
- a CDS encoding DUF3117 domain-containing protein, which produces MAAMKPRTGDGPMEAVKEGRLIIVRVPLEGGGRLVVSVNDAEAKELYDVLGGVVNPA
- the dapE gene encoding succinyl-diaminopimelate desuccinylase gives rise to the protein MPLEARRPPLDLTADPVAITRAICDIPSVSGDETALADLIVAALAEAEHLEVVRDGDTVVARTHLGRDRRVVIAGHLDTVPINDNLPTRFETIDDERFLWGRGTVDMKAGVAVQLKLAVELAEPIVDLTWMWYDNEEVAASLNGLGRLAHNRPDLFVGDFAILGEPSNGQVEGGCNGTLRAEVRATGLRAHSARSWVGENAIHKLAPALERLAAYQAETVEVDGLDYREGLNAVGVTGGVAGNVIPDEAVLTVNYRFAPSRSVSEASAIVHRLFHDYDVTVVDASEGARPGLDAPLARQFVHAVGAEARPKYGWTDVARFSALGIPAVNFGPGDPLKAHADDERVAVEQILSCERALRSWLTGEA
- the dapD gene encoding 2,3,4,5-tetrahydropyridine-2,6-dicarboxylate N-succinyltransferase encodes the protein MPANADALSPAPRLAWGHGLATIAADGTQLDAWFPAPALGARPATAASESLPAETLELVGADSRRAVTIEAVTVEVDLDAPPAGTADAYLRLHVLSHLLARPNTVNLEGVFAHLPAIVWTNAGPVHPADFDRLRPSLQRAGIHATGLDKFPRLLDYVTPERVRIADASRVRLGAHLAPGTTVMHEGFVNFNAGTLGASMVEGRISQGVVVGDGSDIGGGASIMGTLSGGGTQRVTIGERALLGANSGIGISIGDDSVVEAGLYVTSGTKVVVLGGAGERPRTVKALELSGVANILFRRNSLNGQVEVLSRSGDGVALNAALHA
- a CDS encoding penicillin acylase family protein, which encodes MGTDAPRTRRHRGLSLLIGLLVTVLVLAIVGAGVGWWTVQRSFPTTSGRVDAPGLTAAVVVYRDDAGVPQLVAETDHDLFFAQGYVHAQDRFWEMDFRRHVTAGRVAELFGESQVATDAFIRTLDWRGIAEQEYALLDERSRAGYDAYAEGVNAYLGERSGADLSLEYAVLGLQNPGYSPEPWTPVDSIAWLKAMAWDLRSNLGDEIDRALLATVLPPEEVARLHPDYPWGAKPTIAGGPLGAAPAASSASPVELVEPIAGTGSVATPESAPHAPADAATGDYGVALASLRAVLDGIPELLGPEGGDLGSNSWVVSGSLTESGLPLLANDPHLGPAMPSIWAQMGLHCAELRDDCGYNVAGYTFSGLPGVVIGHNERIAWGFTNLGPDVADLYLERVEGDTYELDGVMTPLSLREEVIEVAGGDPVTIAVRSTTRGPLVTDIGEDFGQVAATGAPEGADHVSLQWTALSPGTTAQAIFALNRAADWDAFRSAAALFDVPSQNLVYADVDGNIGYQAPGRIPVRRSGDGTVPLAGWTSANGWSGTIPFDQLPSVLNPPAGYIVTANNAAAGPDGPLLTVDWDLGYRAEVIDRLLRERISAGELLTADALAEIQLDTGDTNAAAFLPVIAELDLTGDAALGAALLDGWDARAEVDSAEAAYFAVFWRTLLDQMFGELPEQTRPVGGDRWFSVVGTLLGEPDAAWWTNEQSGVAGRDAMLAHALDAAWNEAEGRMGGNPDGWRWGRLHTLTLTNQSFGESGIGPIEWLFNRGPFELGGGSSIVNAIGWDATVGYGVDWVPSMRMVVDLADADASRWVNLTGASGHAFHPHYADQAPLWQRGELREWPFTIDAIQAAASETLQLRPAGQPADG
- a CDS encoding citrate synthase — translated: MSDVVKKVAGQEPAAATLSFPGGAAEFPIRTSVEGNSSIDFSTLTRQTGFTGLDYGFVNTASTQSAITYIDGEQGILRYRGYPIEELAGKSTFLEVAWLLIYGELPTADQLGEFDEKIRHHTLLHEDLKRFFSSLPHTAHPMSVLSSAVSALSTYYEDSSDPHDPDHVELTTVRLLAKLPVIAAYAHKKSIGQAFLYPDNSMNFVDNFLKLNFGNMAEPYTTDPVLSKALDRLLILHEDHEQNASTSTVRLVGSTGANLYASISAGIQALSGPLHGGANEAVLQMLARIRDSGEGVGKFVDRVKRKEDGVKLMGFGHRVYKNYDPRARLVKESADEVLAGLGVNDPLLDLAKELEQIALEDDYFKERRLYPNVDFYTGVIYKAMGFPTRMFTVLFAIGRLPGWMAHWREMNLDPQTKIGRPQQLYIGEAERHYPSAG
- the dapC gene encoding succinyldiaminopimelate transaminase, with the translated sequence MARGELPDYPWDLMAPYRERAAAHPGGVVDLSIGSPVDPTPGLVREALASATDAHAYPQTTGTDELRTEIVRWFERRRGVTGLTTDHVLPTIGSKELVALLPFLLGLGEGDVVVHPRAAYPSYEMGAVLAGARAFASDDPAEWPAETRLVWLNSPGNPDGRVLTIDELRAARERALELGAVIVGDECYAELGWEGEWAETPAPSLLDPRVVGDSRRDTLVIYSLSKQSNMAGYRTAFVAGCRTVIGRLTTVRKHAGLMLPQPLQAAMIAALRDDAHVSAQKDRYRARRALLKPALQAAGFRIDHSEAGLYLWATEGRDAWESIGRLAELGTVAGPGHFYGVHFPEHVRLSLTATDERVDAAATRLRETAAS
- the fdxA gene encoding ferredoxin, whose product is MTYVIALPCVDLKDRACIDECPVDCIYEGERSLYIHPDECVDCGACEPVCPVEAIYYEDDLPDMWADYYKANVEFFDDIGSPGGAAKIGVIPKDHPVIAALPPQVH
- a CDS encoding enoyl-CoA hydratase/isomerase family protein, producing the protein MTDTTGSTTDLDDEVRLERDGDLAIVTVDRPAALNALSPGVLAALARTFESLAAEGSAVRGVILTGAGGRAFVAGADIVAISSLTPEEGEQSARDGHRVAAAIEALPAPVIACIDGFALGGGLELALACDFIYATDASQFGQPEVKLGLIPGFGGTVRLPRTVGLARAKELIYTGRRIDIDEAVQIGLVLRRFPDREALFTGARETLALISANAAPAVGLTKRVLVAAAGRRTETATELEIEGFGDAFRTDDMHEGVAAFIEKREPRFSGS